The sequence TCTACTACCCCGCTGATTCCCGCCCCTTCGCCATCCTTCAATCCTCCGTGCCACTTAACCCCGTCGAGGCCACCCAGCCTGGCGCTTAACCCCCGTGCCCCTGCCAGGTATCGTGGCAAGTGTGACTGAACCGAAGATTCCTTCCTTGGACGACATTCCCGGCGCTGTACGCGACGAGCTCGCGCAGTTTCTCGCCGGCCAACGTAGTGCCATCGCCGCTATTGGCCAGCCAGTAACCAACGCCATCTCCTACCTGGAATCCTTTGTCCTCGACGGCGGAAAGCGCATCCGCCCGCTCTACGCCTGGGCAGGGTTTGTCGGCGCACGTGGCCTCGAGGGGCCAGAATCTCCCGACGCTATGCTGCGTGCAGCCTCATCGTTGGAATTCATCCAGGCCTGCGCACTTATTCACGATGACATCGTGGACGCATCTGATACCCGGCGCGGTAATCCGACGGTTCACCGGGGCGTCGCCAAGCGGCACCGCGACTTGGGCTTGGGCGGTGACTCGGATTTCTTCGGCCAATCCCTGGCCATCCTCATCGGTGACATGGCGCTGGTGTGGGCGGAAGACATGCTCCAAGACTCTGGCTTGAGTCCGAAGGCGCTTGCCCGTGTGCGCGACCCCTGGCGGGGAATGCGCCGAGAAGTCATTGGCGGCCAGATGCTGGATATTTCCCTCGAAGCAGAAGGCTCTGAGGACGCCTCCCTGGCGGATTCGGTGAACCGATTCAAGACGGCCGCCTACACCATTGAGCGTCCCCTCCACCTTGGTGCTGCCGTCGCGGGAGCTTCCGACCAGCTCATTGCTGCTTTCCGCGGCTATGGCCGTGACATCGGCATTGCCTTCCAGCTGCGTGATGACCTGTTGGGGGTCTTCGGTGACCCCGCCGTGACAGGAAAGCCGGCCGGAGACGATCTTCGTGAGGGCAAGCGCACCGTCCTGCTCTCCCTTGCACTGCAGCGCGCGGATGAATCCGACCCCGCTGCGGCCGCCGAGCTACGTCGCCTTATTGGGCAGACTGAGGATCCCCAAGAGATTGCGCGCATGGCGGAAATTATTGAGGCCTCGGGGGCACCGGACGTCGTCGAGCAGCGCATTAGTGACCTCACCCGCTCGGGCCTGGCGCATCTCCACGATGCCCCCGTCTCTCCTGAGGTCACTACGACCTTGGAAGAGCTCGCTCGCAAGTCCACGGCTCGTCGGATGTAGCATGGCCGCCCGCTCGTCCACGCGCCTGACACTGCGCGTCCCCCAGCCTCTGACTCTGGGCATCGTCGCCGCTACCATCCTGGCTCTGGCTTCCTTCTCCGGTGGTGCTTCACGCAACCGGGGAGGCGTTCTCGAAGCCCTCAACATCGGTTTTCTGTCCTACGGTCACGGCCGCAACATAGGCATAGTGCTCTATTGGATAGGCCTCTTCGGGCTCGTCGCCGCCTGGGTGTTGGCGGGACGTCACGTCATCGCGCCGCAACTGAAGGAGCCCACACCGGAAGGGGGTCTGCGCGAGATCCAGCGCATGCTTTTGTGCTGGATAGCGCCTCTTCTCGCCGCAGCTCCCTTGGCCTCACGAGATGTGTATTCCTATCTCATGCAGGGAGCGATGGTGCGCGATGGTTTCGATCCTTATACAGAAGGCGCAGCGGTTAACCCCGGACCTTTCCTGCTTGAGGTCTCTCATGACTGGCGCAACACCACCACGCCGTATGGTCCGCTTCACCTGTGGATGGGCAACGCCGTCACGCACCTCGTGGGCGATCACGTTGAGGCGGGCATCATTGTCTACAAGGCGATTTCCGTCCTTGGTTTCGCGGCTATCGCCTGGTCGATTCCGCGCCTTGCCCGCTCTATCGGCGGCGATCCAGCGCTAGCGCTGTGGCTAGGCGTGGCCAACCCCGTCATGATTTTGCACCTCATTGGCGGTATGCACAATGAATCTGTCATGGTCGGGCTCGTATCTGTGGGTCTCTTGGCAGCAGTGCACCACCGGTTCCATGCCAGCCTTCTCCTCGTGGGCGTTGCGGTCTCGCTCAAGGCCACGGCAGTCATCGCCGCGCCGTTTATCGTTTGGCTCATGGTGCACCGCTGGGCTCCGGACGGTACCCGCATGGTCAAGCGTGTCGGTATCTTCCTCATGGCGGGGGTTCTCGCCGTGGCGGAGGTTGCGGTGGCGGTGGCGGTGATCACGTGGGCGTCGGGAAGCTCGTGGGGATGGCTGTCACAAATCAGCGGCAACTCGAAGGTGATCAACCCGCTAGCGGGTCCAACGCTGCTTGCCGACGTCCTCGTGCCCCTCATCCAGTTCTTCTCCCCCGACACCACATACAACGACGTACTGGGCGTGCTGCGCTCCGCCGGCATGGTGCTCATGCTTCTGGGACTTGTCCTGGTGTGGTGGTGGGGACGCACCGGCGTGCGCCGCGCCATCGCTGGCACAGCCGCCGCCTACCAGGTGGCCTTTGTCTTCAACTCGGTAACACTGCCCTGGTACTACGCGTCGGTGCTGACGCTCATGGGCACGTTCCGCCCACCGCTGTCCATCATCAAACTCACGACTGGCGCAGCACTGTTCATCGGCGTCGCCTTCGCCGGCGATGGAAACCACCAGCTCTATAACTGGTTCTGGGTCATCGGCATGATCGTGGTGGCTTGGACAGCCACGCAGTGGATTTTCGCGGGTGTGCCTGCGTCGGCTACCGCATCTACTAAAAAGCCGACGCCTGCGCGCGCCGAATAACTTCGCGCGCGAGGTGACCGTGCAGGCCATCAATGGGACGGCCTGGCAAGGAATCATCCTCAGTAAACAGGTGAGCGAGGATTTCGTTATCACTCCACCCGTTGTCCGACAGCACCGTAATCACGCCAGAGACGTACTTGGAAATCGCGCCCTTGGTGTTGAAGAAGGCGGCTGGGACACGTCGGTTACCCTCCGGATCACGCCAGGCGATGAACTTGCGGGCATTAAGCAAATCAAAGACGCGGGTAATCGGCAGGTCTAGCTTCTCAGCTACCTCCTTGAGCGTTAGAAGCTCCTCACCCGCCAGAAGTTGCGGCAGCTCGGGATGGGAATTTTCGTGAGAGTTAGCAGAATTAGTCACAGACACAACTGTAGCGGGATCACACTTTGGCGCGGGGATCGGCCATACTGGAATCCATGACGAGGCTGAACGTGGGCGATATTCTTGAAGGACGCTACCGCATCGATCAGCCGATCGCCCGCGGAGGCATGTCCACTGTCTACCGCTGCGTGGACATGCGTTTGGGCCGCGCCGTAGCCGCTAAGGTGATGGATGAGCGCTACCACGATGACCCCGTCTTCGTTACCCGTTTCGAGCGTGAGGCCCGCGCCATGGCGCAGCTCAGTCACCCCAACCTCGTCGGGGTCCACGACTTTTCCGCAGACGGGCTGCCCATCTATCTCATCATGGAGCTCATTACCGGCGGCACGCTGCGCGAACTCCTAGCTGAGCGCGGTCCCATGCCGCCGCATGCCGCCGCCGGGGTCATGCACTCAGTGCTGGCGGGGCTCAGTGAGGTCCACGATGCCGGACTTGTCCACCGCGATATCAAGCCGGACAACGTCCTCATCACCAGCACCCACCGCGTCAAGGTTGGTGATTTCGGTCTCGTGCGCTCAGCACGCGCCGAGCACGACAGCTCCGGCCACATTGTCGGCACCGTCAGCTACCTCTCCCCCGAGCAGGTAACAGGTGCAGACATCACCCCCGCCTCTGATGTCTACTCAGCCGGAATCGTCCTCTTCGAGCTGCTCACCGGCACTGTCCCTTTCTCCGGTGAAACCCCACTGGCGCATGCCACCGCTCGCGTCCATGCGGATGTTCCGGCTCCGTCCTCACGTATTGAGGGCGTGCCCATGCTTTTCGACGCCCTCGTGGCCACCGCCACCGCACGCCATCCCGCCGAGCGTTTCGCCGACGCCGGTGAGTTCCTCGACGCGCTCGATGACGTCTCCCGCGAGCTCCAGCTACCGGCCTTCACTGTCCCCATCCCTCACAACTCGGCCGCGGCACGCACGGCCGCCGTTCCCACCGACTTTGGAGGCGCGGGCAATACTCGAGTCTTTGACGCAACCTCGGCGATTGAAACCCCTCGCGTAGAAACACCCGTCTATGACGGCCCCTCTTATGAGACGAGAGTCGAGCCTCCCTTGGCTCCCCCACCAGCTGCTCCGCACACTGCTCCCCCGGCTCCCGTGGATGAACCCTACGCGCCTCCGGGTGCTATCGAGGAACCCGAGGAACGCCCGCTCAGCAACCGCAGCGCGGTCGCGCTCATCGGCTTCCTCATCCTGGTCGGCCTCGCCACGCTCGCTGTTGCCGTCGCAGCGTGGTGGTTTGGCTCCGGAGAATACGGCACGTGGCCGATCCTCTGGAGGCCATACTAACCTGCGGCGAAAGTGCCGCAGCTTTCTAGTTGCGCAGCATCTCCGCAATGAGGAAGGACAGTTCCAGCGACTGCTGGGTGTTCAGTCGCGGGTCCACGGCGGACTCGTAGCGGCCCGGCAGATCCACGTCCGTGATGTCCTCAGCACCACCGAGGCATTCGGTGACATCCTCACCGGTGAATTCCAGGTGCACGCCACCCGGGTGGGTGCCCAGCTCGCGGTGGACCTCGAAGAAGCCCTGCACCTCGTCGACGATCTTGTCGAAGTGACGGGTCTTGTAGCCGTTGGAGGCGGTGAAGGTGTTGCCGTGCATCGGGTCCGACTGCCAGACCACCTTGTGGCCGGAGTCCTCCACTGCCTTCACAATCGGAGGAAGGACAGAGCGCACCTTGTCGTGGCCCATGCGGGCAATCATGGTGAGGCGACCCGGTTCGCGGTTGGGATCGAGTTTCTCTGCGTACTCAACAGCCTGCGCCGGTGTGACACCTGGCCCAAGCTTGATGCCTACCGGGTTACCGATGATGGAGGCGAACGCCACGTGGAAATCCTCAATGCCACGGGTGCGCTCACCAATCCAGAGCTGGTGCGCGGAGAGATCATACAGCTTGGTATCGCCGTTAGTATCGGTGCCCAAGCGCAGCATGGAGCGCTCATAGTCCTTGAGCAGTGCCTCGTGCGAGCAATAAATCTCTGCCGAGCGCAGGGTCTCATCGGAGACACCACATGCATTCATGAAGGCCAGGCCGTTCTCAATCTCATCCGCAAGCGCCTGGTAGCGCGCACCGGCCGGGGAGTTTGCCACGAACTCACGGTTCCACTCGTGTAGGCGGTAGAGATCGGCGGTGCCGGAATGCGTCAGGGCCCGTACCAGGTTCATGGCCGCCGAGGAGTTCGCATAGGCACGAATCATGCGGGCGGGGTCATGGCGGCGAGACTCCTCGTTGGCCTCCACACCATTGACGATGTCACCGCGGTAGTTGTACAGGCCGTTGGCATCCAGATCCGAAGACCGCGGCTTAGCGTACTGGCCGGCAATACGGCCCAGCTTCACCACCGGAGTCGAGGCACCATAGGTGAGAACTACCGCCATCTGCAGCAAGGTCTTGATGTTGCCACGGATGTGCGGCTCGGTGTTGGACTCGAAGGTCTCTGCGCAGTCGCCGCCTTGGAGAAGGAAAGCGTTGCCCAAGGCTACATCGGCAAGCTTGCGCTTGAGCTCTTCAATCTCAGGGGCCACGACGATGGGCGGGACGGATTCCAGAATCTTGCGCACATTATCCGCCTGCAGCTGGTCCCAGCTGGGCTGCTGTTTGGCTTCGCGGGCGATGGCGTCCTGGAACTTCTCGTTGATTCCCTCCGGCAGCGGCGGGAGATCGGGAAGGGCGTCTTTGGGGATATCTACTGTCCAACTCACACCCAGTATTAAACCACCTTGCACCTATAGCGCGTTAGTTAATCCCCCAATCTCCCCACCTTATAAATTCACGCGGTTACCGCGAGTCAAGGGCAGGTGCTGCTCACAGGTGCGGAACTTGGCGAGGTTATGGCGGGCGTCGACAAGCGCATCGTGGTTTCCATTCGGCACCGGCGGCAGTTTCGGACGCCCCGCAAACTCCCAATACTGCTTCAGCTCGCGCGTGTAGCGCGGCAGCCCCTTGGGAAGACCCGCCATGTCACCCCACAGCTGAGCCAGAACGACATGGTCATAAGCACCTACCCAGGCCCACAGCTCAATGGGGGTGGACTGGCGCCCTATGAACTCAAGGAGCTCCTCGCGGATAGTGTCACGGGATTTCCAGACCGGATTCCCCGGACTCGGCAGTTTGTCCAGGACGTTCTCGCGCACCCAAGCATTGGCTTTGGCCGGGTCAAAGTCGGTGGACACTGCGTAGTACTCGCTACCGTCTTCGCCCACGATGCCGATGGAGACCAGTTCAATGGTCGATCCGTCCTCGATGAACTCGGTGTCGTAGAAGTAGCGCACGTTGTCGTATCCTAGTCCCTCCCCTTAATCCACCGTCACTGGGGCCTATACTCAGGGCAGTGACACAATCTCTCCGCTCCTCACTTCTTCCCCTCTGCCTCGTTGGCCTGGCAGCGATGGCGTGGCTGATGTGTCTCTCGCCCGACGGAGCCGGGGACGGTAGCACACCGCGATACGCCATTGACCTCGATGTATACCGTGAAGGCGGGTTCCTTTCCTGCGGCGCCCTCGGGTTCCTCGCAGCCCCTGGCAGCTCTCTCACCTACTGGACTCGGGCTCTATGGGATCCCTCGCGCATCGGGAACATGGCGTACTCCGGCAACCAGTCTCTTCGCGGCATGGTTAGCCGTATCGCTCCCGAACATGCCTCGTCGCTGTGGTTCCTCGGATGCATCATCACTATGGCGGCACTGTGGTGGATTATGAGGTGGATTGAGGAACACACCGGTAACGAGGTCGCTCTCATGCTCCTGGCATCCTCCGCAGCCCTACTGTGTTCCCCTGTCTCATGGTCCCACCACTACACGTGGCTCAGCCTGGCCGCGGTCTACCTTGTGCTGCGCCGACGCTGGGCTTTCGCCGCCCTCACGTGGTTCGTCCTCCTCGCCCGCGGACACTGGCTCGTCCCCTACGCAGACCACCGCGAGCTGGGGTGGTCGTGGTGGCAGCAGATTCCCGGTAATGACTATGTTTTTGTCACCGTAGTGCTCGTCATAGCAAGCGTCTGGTTCTCCAGCGGCTCAATGGGCACTGCTTGGCGGCATCCCCATGCCCGCGGCTTCACCGACCACCCCAGCACGGCGCCTTGTCCAAAGCCCACAGCGCCTGAGAGCCGCTAGGCACGGCGCTGGGAGCAAAACAAGAGCTCACAGACTATCGGGCCTCCGAGCTGGGCTCGGCCCCTTCCGGGTAGCCGTGTCCAGCTTGCAGGGAAGCCTTAACGTCGGAGGCATAGACGTCCACATAGGGCTGTCCCGTCAGCTCCGACAACTGCCTCATTACATAATCGGTAAAGGCACGTGCGGTCTCATACTCATCAGGATCCATACCACGCTCGGCCGCCCACGCCTTCGGATCGATGGGTTCGCCCACACGCATACCGACGCGTACGGGGCGCGGAATCCACGAACCGATGGGGTTAGCCTTGCGCGTATTAATCATCGCGATAGGCAGCACTTTTTCACCGGTAGTCAGCGCGATGCGCGCCATGCCGGTGCGCCCCTTGTAAATGCGGCCATCCGGCGAGCGCGTGCCCTCTGGGTAGATGCCAAACAGATCACCGCGACCCATGATGCGCTCGGCGCTAGCCAGCATGGCATCGCCCGCGTTCTTGTCCACGCGATCGATCGGTACCTGGCCCACGGAGCTAAAGAACCAGTTCTGAAGACGACCTACAAGACCCGGCGTAGTGAAATACTCGCTCTTGGCCAAGAACGTGATCTGCCGCGGGCACAACAGCGGGAAGTAAAACGAGTCCATCACGGCCTGGTGCGAAGACGCGAGGATAGCCGGACCGGTCTCCGGGATGCGATCCATCCCCTCGGACCACGGCCGGTTCCATACCCGCAAAGCAGGGCCGAAGAAGATATATTTAAATGCCCAGTACCACTTGTTTCGCATCGCTTATAGTCCTATCTGGTTGTGCAGGCCACGCGGAAGAATCCGCGACGGGAAGTGTGCGGTGTTAACCTCGGCGCTCCTGACGGGCTAGATCAGCGACTCCGATCATACCCGCAGCCGAACCCAACTCGGCAGTCGCGACGCGCGCTAACGGCCGGTGACCGGCGCCAACAATCTGACGAGCCATACACTCCCGTGCTGTATCAAGGTACAGATCCGCGTCTTGGGATACTCCTCCACCGATAACAATGAGCTCTGGATCCAGCACATCCGCCACCATGGACAGCCCCTGCCCCAGCCAGTGGCCAAAGTCCTTCATCACTGCAACAGCCAAAGGATCTCCCTGACGAGCAGCTGCGGCGATCTCCTCCCCGGACGGATTCTCCGACAAAGTGGTCTCATACTGCCCACGCAGATCCGCGACTGTATCCGGCAGCGCGGTACCGGAGGCATAGCGCTCCAAACAGCCGCGCTTACCGCAGGAGCACACGCGTCCGCCTGGGTTCACAACGAGGTGCCCGAACTCAGGAGCGGTGCCGAAAGCTCCGCGATAAATCCGTCCCTCCGTGAACAGCGTTGCACCTATGCCAGTACCGACGGCAAAGAAGACCCATTCTTGCGCACCCCGGCCAGCGCCGTAACGCCACTCGCCCCAAGCCGCTGAGTTGGCGTCGTGCTCGAGGCGAACCGGAACATCCAAGCGCTTGCTCAAGGTCTCACGCACCGGCGCATCACGCCAGGGAAGATGAGGGGCAAAACGCACAACTTCACACTCGGGATCCAAGAAACCGGCGAGAGCCAACCCCACTGCATCGATGTCATGGCGGTCCGACAATTCATCCACGCAGCGCACGATGTCATCGTCGAGCTGAGCTGCGTCCATCGCCGTGGGCACGCTCATAGAATCTAGGATTTCCCCCGCCTCATCAATCACTGCTGCGCGCAAATTGGTGCCGCCGATGTCGAAGCCAATGGTGAGGCTCGTAGGGTCGCCGTCGGCGGAGGAAGAGTGTTCAAGCATGACTAGTAGGATATACCTCAGCCTTAGGTGTGGTCACATTCAAGAACATCCCGCAGGCGCGCTCCCATGATTTCCCACGTCCAGTGCTGTTCCACGTGGCGGCGCCCAGCGGCGCCCATGCGGTGCCTCAAGGGGACGTCACCAAGCAACTGCTCCAACGCCTCCACCAGCTCAGGCAGTGAGGAACCCCGGACCACCACGCCCGTCTCAGGCGTTACGGTCTCCGGCGCGCCACCTGAATCCCCTGCGATGACCGGCAGCCCTGCCGCCTGCGCCTCGAGGTAGACAATACCGAGGCCTTCGACATCGAGCCCTCCCCCGCGCGTACGCGCTGGCATGGCAAAAATATCGCCGGCATGCAACGCCATCCTCAACTCCTCGGTGTCACGTGCCTCCCGGAGCACAACATCCGGGCAATACTCCTGCGCCAGCTCGCGCAGCGTCGCTTCGTAGCTACCGCGTCCGATGATGAGCAGCTGCGCGTCTGGAAAAGCAGTGCGAACCTGCGGCATGGCCCGTACTAGCTGATCTTGACCCTTGCGCGGAACCAGCCGTGAGATACACACGATGACTGGACCAGATCCCAATCCAAAGTGCTCCCGAGCTCTCGCCTTCTCCTCTTCTGCCGCCGGCGCAAAATCCTCGAGATTCACCGCCGACGGCAAATGCACCCAGCGGGGGCGCGGCCCGAAGGCTCCCATCAGCCGCCCCCGCGTGTACTCCGAAATGTACGTGACCACGTCGGAGGAATCCCCAATTCGCCGCAACGCTTGCCGTGCGCCGGGAAGCATCGACCACCCCACCTCATGCCCATGGGTGGTTGCCACAATGCGCTGCGCGCCCGCCTTTCGCGCGGCGGGCGCCATCAGTGCCAGTGGAGCGGCCGCGCCAAACCAGACGGTCTCGATGTTGTTCTCATGGATTAACCGCTGCATCTTTCGCGCTGTTGCCGGGGTGGGCAACATGACCTTGCGTGGCCAGCGAACAACTTCATACCCCACGCCACGGTCATACTCGGCGGCAGCGTGTTCGTCCTGGGTTGAGGCAAACACCACGACATCATGCGGGTCGATAGTGCTCAGAAAATCTCGCAGGTAGGACTGAATCCCACCAATCGTTGGCGGGAAGTCATTGGTTACCAAGAGCGTACGTGGCATGCGCTAGTACCGAACAGCGCCCTGCACTGGCATCGAATGCAGGGGAACCACGGCGACGGGAACACCATAGGTCGACGCATGGACTACTTGCCCCTCACCGATGTACATTCCGACATGGGTAATGCCTGCATAGTAACCAACGATGTCACCAGGTTGCAGCTGGTCGAGCGGGACTGGCGTACCACCGGCAATCTGTGCCTGCGAGGTACGCGGGATGCTCTTGCCCATCTGCTGGTAGCTCCACACCATCAGTCCAGAACAATCGAAGGTAGTAGGACCAGTCGAGCCCCATTCGTATGGTGCACCCAAACGGGTCATGGCAGCTTGAACCGCTGCCGAACCAGAGCCATCAGCAAGTGCTGCGACGTCAATGTCCGACGAACCGCCAAAGTGGTTAATCCACGCTTCGCGTTCCTCTGGACTCAGCGCATCAATCTTCTCCTCCAGCTCCTTCTGCTGCTCCTCGAGCTCAGCCTGTTCCTTCAACAGCGTTTCACGCTGAGTGTGCAGCTCATCGCGGTGCCGACGGGCATCATCAGCTGCGACGACAGCCTCGTTGTGTGCCTCGTCCGCTGCAGCCGCCGCAGCAAGCATCGCTTCCTCTTCACGCTTGGCTGCCTTTGACAGCGCCCCAAGATAGCCCATGCGTTCCACGGCACTGGCGACGTCCTCAGCGTCGAGCGCCGCCGCGATTGGCGACGCCGCGTCCCTTCTGTAGCGCGACTGCGCCAACGCGTCGATGCGCTTCTGCTGTGCGGCAACAGCAGCTGCTGCATCCGCAGCCTTACGCTGGGCATCGGCCGACGTTGCGTCAAGCTCGCCGATTCGTTTTTCCGATTCCGCAAGCTCATCCTCGAGGCCCTTAACCTCCTCGCCCTTGGCGGACACGCGTTGAGCGACATCTGCCATCCGATCGATAAGGCTTGCACGATCCTCTGGCGTCTCCTCCTGCTGAACCTCTTGAGCCACCACGGAAGGCGAAACAATGCTCAGCGGAACAGCCGCCACCGCACATGCGGTAACGACACAAGCAATACGGCGACGCAACATGGACACCCCAGGACACTAAGAGAATGCTGATATTTGACTGAAGTATAACCTCAGACACCGGAAAATAAAAGACTACCAGTCAACAATAGCCGAACCCCTTCCCCGCTCTCATCATTGACGTGACAAGAGTGGCGGAAGGGGTGAAATGATTCGCTGAGCTGCTTTTAGAAGCGGACTGCGGAGTGAATCGGCATGTAGTTCAGGGAACGCTCGCCCACCGGAGTGCCGGTATTCAAAGCGTCAATGATGGTCCCGTGGCCGGTGTAGATACCGACGTGGGAGGCGCCAGAGTAGTAGACGATGATGTCACCCGGCTGCAGGGCGTCCAGAGAAACCGGAGTGCCGGCAGAAGCCTGCGCCTGGGAGGTGCGCGGGATGTTCACGCCCGCCTGGCGGTACGCCCAAGAGGTGAGGCCAGAGCAATCAAAAGCGCTCGGACCATTAGCGCCGTAGACGTACGGGGAGCCAACGGCAGAACGAGCAGCCTCAAGCACCTTCTCACCTACAGATTGGACCGGTGCCGGGGCTGGGACCTCAGCTGCCG is a genomic window of Corynebacterium singulare containing:
- a CDS encoding C40 family peptidase, whose translation is MLRRRIACVVTACAVAAVPLSIVSPSVVAQEVQQEETPEDRASLIDRMADVAQRVSAKGEEVKGLEDELAESEKRIGELDATSADAQRKAADAAAAVAAQQKRIDALAQSRYRRDAASPIAAALDAEDVASAVERMGYLGALSKAAKREEEAMLAAAAAADEAHNEAVVAADDARRHRDELHTQRETLLKEQAELEEQQKELEEKIDALSPEEREAWINHFGGSSDIDVAALADGSGSAAVQAAMTRLGAPYEWGSTGPTTFDCSGLMVWSYQQMGKSIPRTSQAQIAGGTPVPLDQLQPGDIVGYYAGITHVGMYIGEGQVVHASTYGVPVAVVPLHSMPVQGAVRY
- a CDS encoding C40 family peptidase — translated: MAKHRRQGNLNTRRIATTAAVAAAAAVTAPAAANAAEVVVPNTDIRFDVAGLENVPNLKQVPNVEKYVPSLKSNQGSGYAASVEAPAAEVPAPAPVQSVGEKVLEAARSAVGSPYVYGANGPSAFDCSGLTSWAYRQAGVNIPRTSQAQASAGTPVSLDALQPGDIIVYYSGASHVGIYTGHGTIIDALNTGTPVGERSLNYMPIHSAVRF